One window of the Solanum stenotomum isolate F172 chromosome 11, ASM1918654v1, whole genome shotgun sequence genome contains the following:
- the LOC125845503 gene encoding histone H4, with product MSGRGKGGKGLGKGGAKRHRKVLRDNIQGITKPAIRRLARRGGVKRISGLIYEETRGVLKIFLENVIRDAVTYTEHARRKTVTAMDVVYALKRQGRTLYGFGG from the coding sequence ATGTCGGGCCGTGGTAAGGGAGGTAAGGGATTAGGCAAAGGAGGAGCTAAGAGGCACAGGAAGGTGTTAAGAGATAACATTCAGGGTATTACCAAGCCAGCTATTCGTAGGCTTGCTCGTAGAGGTGGTGTGAAGCGTATTTCTGGATTGATTTATGAGGAAACTCGTGGAGTTCTGAAGATCTTTCTTGAAAATGTGATTCGTGATGCTGTTACATACACTGAGCATGCTAGGAGAAAGACTGTGACGGCTATGGATGTTGTTTATGCTCTTAAGAGGCAGGGAAGGACCCTTTACGGATTTGGAGGTTAG